A region from the Azospirillaceae bacterium genome encodes:
- a CDS encoding superoxide dismutase: MAFELAPLPYAKDALQPHMSSETLDFHHGKHHNAYVTKLNELVAGTAFEGQSLEDIVKATHGKPESQAIFNNAGQHWNHTFFWNSLTPTPVAIPAALETRIVADFGSVEAFKKAFVDAGIGQFGSGWAWLVEDPKDGKLKITKTANADTPLAHGLKPLITADVWEHAYYIDYRNRRPDFLKTFVDTLANWEFAAKNLG, from the coding sequence ATGGCTTTCGAACTTGCCCCCCTGCCCTACGCCAAGGACGCGCTGCAGCCGCACATGTCGTCCGAGACCCTGGACTTCCACCACGGTAAGCATCACAACGCCTACGTGACCAAGCTGAACGAGCTGGTCGCCGGCACCGCGTTCGAAGGCCAGAGCCTGGAAGACATCGTCAAGGCGACCCATGGCAAGCCCGAGTCCCAGGCGATCTTCAACAATGCCGGCCAGCATTGGAACCACACCTTCTTCTGGAACAGCCTGACGCCGACCCCGGTGGCCATCCCGGCCGCGCTGGAGACGCGCATCGTCGCCGACTTCGGCAGCGTCGAGGCCTTCAAGAAGGCCTTCGTGGACGCCGGCATCGGCCAGTTCGGCAGCGGCTGGGCCTGGCTGGTGGAAGACCCCAAGGACGGCAAGCTGAAGATCACGAAGACGGCCAACGCCGACACGCCGCTGGCCCACGGCCTGAAGCCGCTGATCACCGCCGACGTGTGGGAACACGCCTACTACATCGATTACCGCAACCGTCGCCCCGACTTCCTGAAGACCTTCGTCGACACGTTGGCCAACTGGGAATTCGCGGCCAAGAACCTGGGCTGA
- the torT gene encoding TMAO reductase system periplasmic protein TorT yields MRWLKGRGGRAPALLAAAAVCAALAGPARGGVPPGTATDSTPEAAEAWPVAAVGSDGHQAPYTPLAHAARPWRLCALLPGTQDKFWWGVSWGLAHEAERLGVTIGIYQAGGYDRLDVQKAQLQACRGLKADAYILSAISTDGLDGDIAAIADHHQPLVDLINGVGSPYVSAHILSNFHENGRFGAEYILDHRAAWERASGHPLKVGWLPGPDGVEWANAMEISALAILRRAGVAVVHGGYGPTALTAQMDLVRALFEREPDLDVVFGNAVAIQAAANFLRSRHNTTTRLVATYSTGTVIDLIRDGAVDLAASDSPILQARVAVDLAVRALEGKPHGVWNVMAVDRLDRDHLAGYDLSRVAVPDGDRFQLRPLPPPGQSLASPRLGS; encoded by the coding sequence ATGAGATGGTTGAAGGGACGCGGCGGACGGGCGCCCGCGCTGCTTGCGGCGGCGGCGGTTTGCGCGGCTCTGGCCGGTCCCGCCCGGGGCGGGGTTCCGCCGGGAACCGCCACCGATTCCACGCCGGAGGCCGCTGAGGCCTGGCCCGTGGCGGCGGTGGGCAGCGACGGCCACCAGGCGCCTTACACCCCCTTGGCGCATGCCGCCCGGCCCTGGCGCCTCTGCGCCCTGCTGCCGGGCACGCAGGACAAGTTCTGGTGGGGCGTGTCCTGGGGCCTGGCGCATGAGGCGGAGCGCCTGGGCGTCACCATCGGCATCTACCAGGCGGGCGGCTACGACAGGCTGGACGTCCAGAAGGCGCAGTTGCAGGCCTGCCGCGGCCTGAAGGCCGACGCCTACATCCTGTCCGCCATCAGCACCGACGGCCTGGACGGCGACATCGCGGCCATCGCCGATCATCATCAGCCGCTGGTGGACCTGATCAACGGCGTCGGCTCCCCCTACGTCAGCGCCCATATCCTGAGCAATTTTCACGAGAATGGTCGTTTCGGTGCCGAATATATCCTGGATCACCGCGCCGCTTGGGAGCGGGCGTCCGGCCATCCCCTGAAGGTCGGCTGGCTGCCGGGGCCCGACGGCGTGGAATGGGCCAATGCCATGGAGATTTCGGCATTGGCCATCCTGCGCCGCGCGGGCGTGGCGGTCGTGCACGGCGGCTACGGACCCACGGCGCTGACGGCGCAGATGGATCTGGTGCGCGCGCTGTTCGAGCGGGAACCGGATTTGGACGTGGTGTTCGGCAACGCCGTGGCCATCCAGGCGGCGGCCAACTTCCTGCGGTCCCGCCACAACACCACGACCCGGCTGGTCGCGACGTACAGCACCGGCACCGTCATCGACCTGATCCGCGATGGTGCCGTGGACCTGGCCGCATCCGACAGCCCCATCCTGCAGGCGCGGGTGGCCGTCGACCTGGCGGTGCGGGCGCTGGAGGGCAAGCCGCATGGGGTGTGGAACGTCATGGCGGTGGACCGGCTGGACCGCGACCACCTGGCCGGCTACGACCTGTCCCGGGTGGCGGTGCCGGATGGCGACCGTTTCCAGCTGCGGCCGCTGCCACCACCGGGACAGTCCCTCGCGTCCCCCCGCCTCGGCTCCTAG
- the tatC gene encoding twin-arginine translocase subunit TatC: MPLLDHLIELRNRLIVSVSALLVAFLICYQFAARIYGWLLVPMVTALGDRAAERKLIFTAPTEAFFTLVKVSLWAAALISFPIIALQIWRFVAPGLYKHERKAFLPFLIATPVLFLLGTCMVYFFVMPTALKFFLSFEQTGGAGMMPIVAETRVEQYLSFAMSLIFAFGIAFQLPVLLSLLVRVGILTADQLASKRRYAIVLIFVLAAVLTPPDPISQTTLAVPMIILYEVSVIAARRIERTRAREQAREAAAADAEDAAESAKAAAGGDGGVTPA, from the coding sequence ATGCCGCTGCTCGACCATCTGATCGAACTGCGCAACCGCCTGATCGTTTCCGTAAGCGCCCTGCTGGTCGCCTTCCTGATCTGCTACCAGTTCGCCGCACGCATCTACGGCTGGTTGCTGGTGCCCATGGTGACCGCCCTGGGCGACCGCGCGGCCGAGCGCAAGCTGATCTTCACCGCCCCGACGGAGGCGTTCTTCACCCTGGTGAAGGTCTCGTTGTGGGCGGCGGCGCTGATCTCATTCCCCATCATCGCCCTGCAGATCTGGCGGTTCGTGGCGCCTGGCCTCTACAAGCATGAGCGCAAGGCCTTCCTGCCCTTCCTGATCGCCACACCGGTGCTGTTCCTGCTGGGCACCTGCATGGTCTATTTCTTCGTCATGCCCACGGCGCTGAAGTTCTTCCTGAGCTTCGAGCAGACGGGCGGCGCCGGCATGATGCCCATCGTGGCCGAGACGCGGGTGGAACAGTACCTGTCCTTCGCCATGTCGCTGATCTTCGCCTTCGGCATCGCCTTCCAGCTGCCGGTGCTGCTGAGCCTGCTGGTGCGGGTCGGCATCCTGACGGCTGACCAGCTGGCATCCAAGCGGCGCTACGCCATCGTGTTGATCTTCGTACTGGCCGCCGTGCTGACGCCGCCGGATCCCATCAGCCAGACCACCCTGGCCGTGCCCATGATCATCCTTTACGAGGTGTCGGTGATCGCCGCCCGCCGGATCGAGCGCACCCGCGCCCGGGAACAGGCGCGTGAGGCCGCCGCCGCCGATGCGGAGGATGCAGCGGAGAGTGCCAAGGCCGCCGCCGGGGGTGATGGCGGGGTGACGCCGGCCTGA
- a CDS encoding Mth938-like domain-containing protein: MDITPLIPADRQVIDAYGPGRFRVSNTVYETPIIVFPDRTLVWAVENFADLEPEDFAALTAEQPEIVLLGCGPTMQLFPSSLRRALKEQGLGGIDPMDTGAACRTYNVLMAEGRRVAAALLPA; encoded by the coding sequence ATGGATATCACCCCCCTGATCCCCGCCGACCGCCAGGTCATCGACGCCTACGGCCCCGGTCGTTTCCGCGTCAGCAACACGGTGTATGAGACGCCGATCATCGTCTTTCCCGACCGCACGCTGGTCTGGGCGGTGGAAAACTTCGCCGACCTGGAGCCGGAGGATTTCGCCGCCCTGACGGCGGAGCAGCCGGAGATCGTGCTGTTGGGCTGCGGCCCCACCATGCAGCTGTTCCCCTCTAGCCTGCGCCGGGCGCTGAAGGAACAGGGGCTGGGCGGCATCGACCCGATGGATACGGGCGCGGCCTGCCGCACCTATAATGTCCTGATGGCCGAAGGCCGGCGCGTGGCGGCCGCCCTGCTGCCGGCTTGA
- the tatB gene encoding Sec-independent protein translocase protein TatB: MFDIAWSEFALIGVVALIVIGPKDLPVALYTAGKWMRKARLLARDFQSHLDEMVREAELDDLRKQAQKVAQFDLTAEVTKMVDPTDSVRQALEINPTTSPTPTEVKPPEVAPAAEPAVVAETPAETPAELPAIGSPAMPLILPESTPEAAAEAVPVSPAHAPIGESAGAEAPATTKS; this comes from the coding sequence ATGTTCGATATCGCGTGGTCCGAATTCGCCCTTATCGGGGTGGTGGCGCTGATCGTCATCGGGCCCAAGGATCTGCCCGTCGCGCTCTATACCGCCGGCAAGTGGATGCGCAAGGCGCGCCTGCTGGCCCGCGATTTCCAGTCCCACCTGGATGAGATGGTGCGCGAGGCCGAATTGGATGACCTGCGCAAGCAGGCGCAGAAGGTGGCGCAGTTCGACCTGACGGCGGAGGTGACCAAGATGGTCGACCCCACCGACAGCGTGCGCCAGGCCCTGGAAATCAACCCGACGACATCGCCGACGCCCACCGAGGTGAAGCCGCCGGAGGTGGCGCCTGCGGCGGAACCTGCCGTCGTTGCGGAGACGCCCGCCGAAACCCCGGCCGAGTTGCCGGCCATCGGCTCCCCCGCCATGCCCCTGATCCTGCCGGAATCGACGCCCGAAGCGGCGGCGGAGGCGGTGCCGGTGTCGCCGGCCCACGCCCCCATTGGCGAATCCGCCGGCGCCGAAGCGCCCGCCACGACCAAATCCTGA
- a CDS encoding coniferyl aldehyde dehydrogenase: MTSQNPAEALKAIVDAMKRAHVAAGPADAALRRDRLERAARLILDNNADIVRALDADFGHRSIYQSMAVDVATTVKSLRHAVQHVETWMAPEPVAEAGPGMRAWIQQQPLGVVGIISPWNFPINLAFGPLAGVFAAGNTALVKPSELTPRTSELLAELIARYFDPMELGVVLGSAEVGAAFSGLPFDHLVFTGSTNVGRHVMRAAAENLVPVTLELGGKSPVVVDSGADVKVAAERTLTIKTFNAGQICLSPDYVMLPASEVDGFVAAARAFIAQTFPTLQSNPDYTAILSPRHYDRLVGLLADAQAKGAQVISLAPAGEPAHDPVTRKIAPTLVLDVTDEMGVMQEEIFGPILPVKTWTDAAEPVAYINSHPRPLAAYYFGPDAARQQAFAAHTTSGALVINDVMTHVSIESLPFGGVGASGIGAYHGVHGFRRFTHAKPVVVQSAAGESGLRLRAPYEEKLVALKAALGF, translated from the coding sequence ATGACTTCCCAGAATCCCGCTGAGGCGTTGAAGGCCATTGTTGATGCGATGAAGCGCGCCCACGTGGCCGCCGGTCCTGCCGACGCCGCCCTGCGCCGGGATCGGCTGGAGCGCGCGGCCCGCCTCATCCTCGACAACAACGCCGACATTGTGCGCGCCCTGGACGCCGACTTCGGTCACCGCAGCATCTACCAGTCGATGGCGGTCGATGTGGCGACCACCGTGAAATCGCTGCGCCACGCCGTCCAGCATGTGGAAACCTGGATGGCGCCGGAGCCGGTGGCGGAGGCGGGCCCGGGCATGCGCGCCTGGATCCAGCAGCAGCCGCTGGGCGTGGTGGGCATCATCAGTCCCTGGAACTTTCCCATCAACCTGGCCTTCGGTCCCCTGGCCGGCGTTTTCGCGGCCGGCAACACCGCCCTGGTCAAGCCGTCGGAATTGACCCCGCGCACCTCCGAATTGCTGGCGGAACTGATCGCCCGCTATTTCGACCCGATGGAACTGGGCGTGGTGCTGGGCAGCGCTGAGGTCGGCGCGGCCTTCAGCGGCCTGCCTTTCGACCATCTGGTCTTCACCGGCAGCACCAATGTCGGCCGTCACGTGATGCGTGCCGCCGCCGAGAACCTGGTGCCGGTGACGCTGGAGTTGGGCGGCAAGTCGCCGGTGGTGGTGGATTCCGGCGCCGACGTTAAGGTCGCGGCGGAACGCACGCTGACCATCAAGACCTTCAACGCCGGCCAGATCTGCCTGTCGCCCGACTATGTCATGCTGCCGGCGTCCGAGGTCGATGGCTTCGTCGCGGCGGCGCGCGCGTTCATCGCGCAGACCTTCCCCACCCTCCAGTCCAATCCGGACTACACCGCCATCCTCAGCCCGCGTCATTACGATCGCCTGGTGGGGCTGCTGGCGGATGCCCAGGCCAAGGGCGCGCAGGTGATCAGCCTGGCCCCGGCGGGGGAACCCGCGCATGATCCGGTCACCCGCAAGATCGCGCCCACCCTGGTGCTGGACGTGACCGATGAGATGGGGGTGATGCAGGAAGAGATTTTCGGCCCCATCCTGCCGGTGAAGACCTGGACGGACGCGGCCGAACCCGTGGCCTACATCAACAGCCACCCGCGCCCGCTGGCCGCCTACTATTTCGGCCCCGACGCGGCGCGGCAACAGGCCTTCGCCGCGCACACCACCTCGGGCGCCCTGGTCATCAATGACGTGATGACCCACGTGTCCATCGAAAGCCTGCCGTTCGGTGGTGTCGGCGCGTCCGGCATCGGCGCTTATCACGGCGTGCACGGTTTCCGCCGCTTCACCCATGCCAAGCCGGTGGTGGTGCAGAGTGCCGCCGGCGAATCCGGCCTGCGCCTGCGCGCGCCTTATGAGGAAAAGCTGGTCGCGCTGAAGGCGGCGCTGGGTTTCTGA
- a CDS encoding squalene/phytoene synthase family protein — protein sequence MAPSSSSQPALSYCLETVRRQDPDRFLTLLFAPADRREDLAALYAFNHEVAKTREVVTEPMLGQIRLQWWRDSIAGVYEGEARRHEVVQPLAQAVQRHGLDRALFDRLIDGREADMDDAAPADLGCLVSYAEVTSAPLVRLALDALGVERTGAVDAVAGHVGRGWALTGILRAVPFLARAHRSRLPTDLMEKSGASEAELFELKPQPGLADVARAVADAARAELAAARALRGQVPRAAIPALLPARLATVWLGRLAKAGYDPLDPVLLRPDGLRAARLAWAAVSGRW from the coding sequence ATGGCCCCTTCCTCATCGTCCCAGCCCGCCCTGTCCTATTGCCTGGAGACGGTGCGGCGCCAGGATCCGGACCGTTTCCTGACCCTGCTGTTCGCGCCCGCCGACCGGCGCGAGGATCTGGCCGCCCTCTACGCCTTCAACCATGAGGTGGCGAAGACGCGCGAGGTGGTGACGGAACCCATGCTGGGCCAGATTCGCCTGCAATGGTGGCGAGACAGCATCGCCGGCGTTTACGAGGGGGAGGCGCGGCGCCATGAAGTGGTGCAGCCGCTGGCCCAGGCGGTACAGCGCCATGGCCTGGACCGCGCCCTGTTCGACCGGCTGATCGACGGGCGGGAGGCCGACATGGATGACGCCGCACCGGCCGACCTGGGGTGCCTGGTGAGTTATGCCGAGGTCACCTCCGCCCCGCTGGTCCGCCTGGCGCTGGACGCCTTGGGCGTGGAGCGCACAGGCGCCGTCGATGCCGTGGCCGGCCATGTCGGCCGGGGCTGGGCGCTGACCGGCATCCTGCGGGCGGTACCCTTCCTGGCGCGCGCCCATCGTTCCCGCCTGCCGACCGACCTGATGGAAAAAAGCGGCGCCAGCGAGGCCGAACTGTTCGAGCTGAAACCTCAGCCGGGCCTGGCCGACGTGGCCCGCGCCGTGGCGGACGCCGCCCGCGCCGAATTGGCCGCCGCCCGCGCCCTGCGCGGCCAGGTGCCGCGCGCCGCCATCCCGGCGCTGTTGCCGGCGCGCCTGGCCACCGTCTGGCTGGGACGGCTGGCCAAGGCCGGATACGACCCGCTGGATCCCGTCCTGCTGCGGCCGGATGGGCTGCGCGCCGCCCGCCTGGCCTGGGCGGCCGTCAGCGGGCGGTGGTAG
- a CDS encoding squalene/phytoene synthase family protein, whose translation MADFRIKTARIGRMPAAPRRAPVQGGYASALRRVPKVMRRHAAAFASFLKLAHDITGDANLEPEAKVAQLDALERALVSGGGVPSWLAPALELKASLAVTGGTSLHARQLLQAFRRDAEGYRPRTWADVLNACRLAANPVGHHILELYGESGEALAATDALCTAIRLLRVVQECRDDWVRLGRCYFPLDWFDAVGASPEHLVEHHATPAVRMVLDRMLDRIDRQLDHARALPGALHDPGLRLETAVLLHAARLMAGRLRRRDPLAQGISLGPLARGWVMVRARLALARSMAGMAPVPPSGPPVDPDAEAGAGAVPGVESPEGQEQGPPPQG comes from the coding sequence ATGGCCGACTTCCGTATCAAGACCGCCCGGATCGGGCGCATGCCCGCCGCCCCGCGGCGCGCGCCCGTGCAGGGTGGCTACGCCTCCGCCCTGCGGCGCGTGCCCAAGGTGATGCGGCGCCATGCGGCGGCGTTCGCCTCCTTCCTGAAGCTGGCGCATGATATCACCGGCGACGCCAACCTGGAGCCCGAGGCCAAGGTGGCGCAGCTGGACGCCCTGGAACGCGCGCTGGTCAGCGGCGGCGGCGTACCGTCCTGGCTGGCCCCGGCGCTGGAACTGAAGGCCAGCCTGGCGGTGACCGGCGGCACCAGCCTGCACGCCCGCCAGCTTCTCCAGGCCTTCCGCCGCGATGCGGAGGGGTACCGTCCCCGCACCTGGGCCGACGTGCTGAACGCCTGCCGCCTGGCCGCCAACCCCGTGGGCCATCACATCCTGGAACTTTACGGCGAAAGTGGTGAGGCGCTGGCCGCCACCGACGCGTTGTGCACCGCCATCCGCCTGCTGCGCGTGGTGCAGGAATGCCGCGACGACTGGGTGCGCCTGGGCCGCTGCTATTTTCCGCTGGATTGGTTCGACGCCGTCGGCGCCAGCCCCGAACACCTGGTGGAACACCACGCCACGCCAGCGGTGCGCATGGTGCTGGACCGCATGCTGGACCGCATCGACCGCCAGTTGGACCACGCCCGGGCCTTGCCCGGCGCGTTGCACGACCCGGGCCTGCGCCTGGAAACGGCGGTGCTGCTGCATGCCGCCCGGCTGATGGCCGGCCGCCTGCGCCGCCGCGATCCGCTGGCGCAGGGCATCAGCCTGGGGCCACTGGCCCGTGGCTGGGTGATGGTGCGCGCCCGCCTGGCCCTGGCCCGCAGCATGGCCGGCATGGCCCCGGTTCCCCCCTCCGGCCCGCCCGTCGATCCGGATGCGGAGGCCGGTGCCGGCGCCGTTCCGGGCGTGGAATCGCCCGAGGGGCAGGAACAGGGCCCGCCGCCGCAGGGTTAA
- a CDS encoding LysR family transcriptional regulator has product MSLSRLRTFIEVYRQRSISAAARVLDLTQPAVSQHIAGLEDAIGHQLFERGVRGVAPTAVADELAADIGDKLDGAEAALAAARARSAEIAGAIRIVGHDDFLAEVAAPHLLALLQAGMRVRLQSGDRDQVQQHLIDGHSDLGISAYTITDRRLRSERIRSERLLAVAAPVVAARLLAAPDLAPALAAEPMLAYNLERPLVDDWLAENDLATRAIRPALIGQDLRALRSLLCLGFGWSVLPEYLCASHIARGELAQIPAPVKTPRNDYFLVWAPSALRHPRIAHARQTLVWRLGERSDGPTTAR; this is encoded by the coding sequence ATGTCTTTGTCCCGCCTGCGCACCTTCATCGAGGTCTATCGCCAGCGCTCGATCAGCGCCGCCGCGCGTGTCCTGGACCTGACCCAGCCGGCCGTGTCACAGCACATCGCCGGGCTGGAGGACGCCATCGGCCACCAATTGTTCGAGCGCGGGGTCAGGGGCGTGGCCCCCACCGCGGTGGCGGATGAACTGGCCGCCGACATCGGTGACAAGCTGGATGGGGCGGAAGCGGCCCTGGCGGCGGCCCGTGCCCGTTCTGCCGAGATCGCCGGCGCCATCCGCATCGTCGGGCACGACGATTTCCTGGCGGAGGTGGCGGCCCCCCACCTGCTGGCCTTGTTGCAGGCCGGCATGCGCGTGCGCCTGCAAAGCGGCGACCGCGACCAGGTGCAGCAACATTTGATCGACGGCCATTCCGACCTGGGCATCAGCGCCTATACCATCACCGACCGGCGCCTGCGCAGTGAACGCATCCGCAGTGAGCGCCTGCTGGCCGTGGCAGCCCCCGTGGTGGCCGCCCGGCTGCTGGCCGCGCCGGATCTGGCCCCCGCCCTGGCGGCCGAACCCATGCTGGCCTACAACCTGGAACGCCCCCTGGTGGATGATTGGCTGGCGGAAAACGACCTGGCCACCCGCGCCATCCGGCCGGCGCTGATCGGCCAGGACCTGCGGGCGCTGCGCAGCCTGCTGTGCCTGGGATTCGGCTGGTCGGTCCTGCCGGAATATCTGTGCGCGTCCCACATCGCGCGCGGTGAACTGGCCCAGATCCCCGCGCCCGTGAAGACGCCGCGCAACGATTATTTCCTGGTCTGGGCGCCCAGCGCCCTGCGGCATCCCCGCATCGCCCACGCGCGCCAGACCCTGGTATGGCGGCTGGGTGAACGAAGCGATGGCCCTACCACCGCCCGCTGA
- a CDS encoding Sec-independent protein translocase subunit TatA — MGSFSIWHWLIVLFIALLLFGNRLPRMMGDFGKGIKNFKAGLNEQGEEGAAPAPRTIDGHTDASTTTAPKDTVSKG; from the coding sequence ATGGGCTCTTTCAGCATCTGGCATTGGCTGATCGTTCTTTTCATCGCTCTGCTGCTGTTCGGCAACCGTCTGCCCCGCATGATGGGCGACTTCGGCAAGGGCATTAAGAACTTCAAGGCCGGCCTCAACGAACAGGGTGAAGAGGGGGCGGCGCCCGCCCCCCGCACCATCGATGGCCACACCGATGCCTCGACGACCACCGCGCCGAAGGACACCGTCTCCAAGGGCTGA
- a CDS encoding MucR family transcriptional regulator, with the protein MTQPITDSNDDLQIIALTGKIVTSYVAGNSLAPTALPDLIKQVHDTLRRLVTPEEVATTPAEPLTPAVPIRKSVTPDYIVCLEDGRKLKMLKRHLRTAYGLSPEEYRVKWGLPTDYPMVAPNYAEQRSGLAKAIGLGQRSRTEDKPAGKRRRGSAAAE; encoded by the coding sequence ATGACACAACCGATCACCGATTCCAATGACGACCTGCAGATCATCGCCCTGACTGGAAAGATCGTCACGAGCTATGTTGCTGGAAACAGCCTGGCCCCCACCGCCTTGCCGGATCTGATTAAGCAGGTGCACGATACCCTGCGGCGTCTGGTTACCCCGGAAGAGGTAGCCACAACCCCGGCGGAGCCCCTGACCCCGGCGGTGCCCATCCGCAAGTCGGTCACGCCCGACTACATCGTCTGCCTGGAAGATGGCCGCAAGCTGAAGATGCTGAAGCGCCACCTGCGGACGGCTTACGGCCTGTCGCCGGAGGAATACCGGGTGAAGTGGGGCCTGCCGACCGATTATCCCATGGTCGCCCCCAACTATGCCGAGCAGCGCTCGGGCCTGGCCAAGGCCATCGGCCTGGGTCAGCGTTCGCGGACGGAAGACAAGCCGGCCGGCAAGCGCCGTCGGGGCAGTGCCGCCGCCGAATAA
- the yajC gene encoding preprotein translocase subunit YajC has protein sequence MFVSTAQAQTTGGAGAPDVSQLMQFLPFVLVFVVMYFFLMRPQQKKMKEHKNMLEALRRGDKVVTGGGILGTVVKVSDDEVTIDTGEGGKLRVVRSTITSVVAKTEPVKADESK, from the coding sequence ATGTTCGTGTCCACCGCTCAGGCCCAGACCACTGGCGGCGCCGGCGCCCCCGATGTCAGCCAGCTGATGCAGTTCCTGCCCTTCGTCCTGGTCTTCGTGGTCATGTACTTCTTCCTGATGCGTCCGCAGCAGAAGAAGATGAAGGAACACAAGAATATGCTGGAGGCCCTGCGCCGCGGCGACAAGGTCGTCACCGGCGGCGGCATCTTGGGCACCGTGGTCAAGGTGTCGGATGACGAGGTCACCATCGACACCGGCGAGGGCGGGAAGCTGCGCGTCGTGCGCAGCACCATCACCAGCGTCGTCGCCAAGACCGAGCCTGTGAAGGCCGACGAATCCAAGTGA
- a CDS encoding ATP-binding protein: MTTDSAALLPLLARIADALDRLAPPPPAPIDFHAADAFVWHAEGDRLSPVPEVSRVDIKLLQGVMRQRDTLLENTRRFVEGLPANNALLWGARGMGKSSLVKSVHAAVNEAAGTPPGHGPLALVEIHREDIPSLPRLLAAVRDSGRRYVLFCDDLSFSNDDAHYKSLKAVLEGGVEGRPANVVFYATSNRRHLMPRDMIDNERSTAINPSEAVEEKVSLSDRFGLWLGFHNCDQDTYFAMVDGYAAALGLKVPTEELHARAVEWAVTRGNRSGRVAWQFIQDIAGQDTAGA; this comes from the coding sequence GTGACCACCGATTCCGCCGCCCTGCTGCCGCTGCTGGCCCGCATCGCCGACGCGCTGGACCGCCTGGCGCCGCCGCCGCCCGCCCCCATCGATTTCCATGCCGCCGACGCCTTCGTCTGGCATGCGGAGGGTGATCGCCTGTCGCCGGTGCCCGAGGTGTCGCGGGTGGACATCAAGCTGCTGCAGGGCGTGATGCGCCAGCGCGACACGCTGCTGGAGAACACCCGCCGCTTCGTCGAGGGCCTGCCCGCCAACAACGCCCTGTTGTGGGGGGCCCGGGGCATGGGCAAAAGCTCGCTGGTGAAATCCGTGCATGCCGCCGTGAACGAGGCGGCGGGCACGCCGCCCGGCCACGGCCCCCTGGCGCTGGTGGAAATCCACCGCGAGGACATCCCCTCCCTTCCCCGCCTGCTGGCCGCCGTGCGCGACAGCGGCCGCCGCTACGTCCTGTTCTGCGACGACCTGTCCTTCAGCAACGACGACGCGCATTACAAGTCGCTCAAGGCCGTGCTGGAGGGCGGGGTCGAGGGCCGGCCGGCCAACGTGGTGTTCTACGCCACCTCCAACCGCCGCCACCTGATGCCGCGCGACATGATCGACAATGAACGCTCCACGGCCATCAACCCGTCCGAGGCGGTGGAGGAGAAGGTCAGCCTGTCCGACCGCTTCGGCCTGTGGCTGGGGTTCCACAATTGCGACCAGGACACCTATTTCGCCATGGTCGACGGTTATGCTGCGGCACTGGGCCTGAAGGTGCCCACGGAGGAACTGCACGCCCGGGCGGTGGAATGGGCGGTCACGCGCGGCAACCGTTCCGGCCGCGTGGCCTGGCAGTTCATTCAGGACATCGCGGGGCAGGATACCGCCGGCGCCTGA